The Streptomyces cynarae genome contains a region encoding:
- a CDS encoding hemerythrin domain-containing protein, translating to MPSRSGIIEVLTADHREIQRLFGRIRSSPPGSEERKILVEQVSSSLVRHSVTEKEYLYPAMRRYVTDGDTWADRELTEHREIEGLLNSLEAQEAESAEFGHLLLSVITRVTEHVVEEEQLIFPRLQAVCPADVLQELGARARDTEASTPTRPRPGAPESAPMTKVTAQVWGPWDRLRDLVTRRGRQ from the coding sequence GTGCCCAGTCGCAGCGGCATCATCGAGGTACTGACGGCAGACCACCGAGAGATTCAGCGTCTTTTCGGCCGCATCCGTTCCTCGCCGCCCGGCAGCGAAGAACGGAAGATTCTTGTCGAGCAGGTCAGCAGCAGCCTGGTACGCCACTCCGTGACAGAGAAGGAGTACCTCTATCCCGCGATGCGCCGATACGTGACGGACGGCGACACCTGGGCGGACCGCGAACTAACCGAGCACCGCGAGATCGAGGGGCTTCTGAATTCCCTGGAAGCTCAGGAAGCGGAGAGTGCGGAGTTCGGGCACCTCCTGCTGTCCGTGATCACCCGTGTGACGGAACACGTGGTCGAGGAGGAGCAGCTCATTTTCCCGCGTCTCCAAGCAGTGTGTCCCGCTGATGTCCTGCAGGAGCTGGGCGCCAGGGCCCGCGACACGGAGGCTTCCACACCCACTCGGCCCCGGCCGGGCGCACCCGAGTCGGCTCCGATGACAAAGGTCACCGCGCAGGTGTGGGGTCCTTGGGATCGCCTCCGCGACCTCGTGACACGCCGCGGCCGGCAGTGA
- a CDS encoding AAA family ATPase, translated as MASLARDGHVYAGGVTLVWVTGNSGTGKSTVCGALRERGYFALDADEDGFSRWIDRAKGEVVMDPPYPVPEGWLDRYGWAIVRERVENLVEESRFRIAFLCGSAENETDVRDLFDLIVCLVINEDTLRHRLATRTTNAFGQHPEELAAALKWNPRMRAIYESRGATIIDASKPVTEVVESVIDAVQQLRGGA; from the coding sequence ATGGCGTCGCTGGCCCGGGATGGCCATGTCTACGCTGGCGGCGTGACATTGGTGTGGGTGACGGGCAATTCAGGGACTGGTAAGTCCACGGTCTGCGGAGCGTTGCGAGAACGTGGCTACTTCGCGCTCGACGCCGACGAGGACGGCTTCAGCCGCTGGATCGACCGAGCCAAGGGCGAGGTCGTGATGGATCCTCCGTATCCTGTTCCCGAGGGTTGGCTCGATCGATACGGATGGGCGATCGTCCGCGAGCGCGTTGAGAACCTCGTCGAGGAGTCTCGTTTCCGAATCGCGTTCTTGTGCGGGTCGGCGGAGAACGAGACAGACGTCCGCGATCTTTTCGACCTCATCGTGTGCCTGGTGATCAACGAGGACACCCTCCGCCACCGGCTCGCGACCCGCACTACGAACGCATTCGGTCAACACCCCGAAGAGCTCGCGGCGGCCCTGAAGTGGAATCCTCGGATGCGAGCGATCTACGAAAGCCGTGGTGCGACGATCATCGATGCTTCCAAGCCGGTGACCGAGGTGGTGGAGAGCGTGATCGATGCAGTCCAGCAGCTGAGAGGCGGTGCGTAA
- a CDS encoding cupin domain-containing protein → MSYLEYPKPRYHGAKGEVNSVFRPADTPPDISSPGASTHYLATNASTGGEFGLYKVELGARSPGAKTHFHKAMSESFYILSGELELYNGEKWVTGRVGDFLYVPVGGLHAFKNVTDEPTSMLMLFSPGAPREEYFERVAEMAQRSAEELKQFRLRHDSFFVEDFDPRTE, encoded by the coding sequence ATGTCCTACCTGGAGTACCCGAAGCCCCGTTACCATGGCGCGAAGGGCGAAGTGAACTCTGTCTTCCGCCCGGCCGACACCCCGCCGGACATCTCCTCGCCCGGTGCCTCGACGCACTACCTCGCCACCAACGCGTCGACCGGCGGCGAATTCGGTCTGTACAAGGTGGAGTTGGGTGCACGGTCCCCTGGAGCCAAGACTCACTTCCACAAGGCGATGTCGGAGTCCTTCTACATCCTCTCCGGCGAACTGGAGCTCTACAACGGCGAGAAGTGGGTCACGGGCCGCGTGGGCGACTTCCTGTACGTGCCGGTCGGCGGCCTGCACGCCTTCAAGAACGTGACCGACGAGCCCACGTCCATGCTCATGCTCTTCTCTCCAGGCGCCCCACGCGAGGAATACTTCGAGCGGGTCGCGGAGATGGCGCAACGCAGCGCCGAGGAACTCAAACAGTTTCGCCTGCGGCACGATAGCTTCTTCGTGGAGGACTTCGATCCCAGGACGGAGTAG
- a CDS encoding alpha-L-arabinofuranosidase B gives MLKPPWIRSVRRALLAAGATAALAAGLLTATATTSQAATQGPCDIYAAGGTPCVAAHSTTRALYGAYNGPLYQIRRASDNSTLNIGLLSTGGYANAAAQDSFCANTSCVITVIYDQSGKGNNLTQAPAGGAAGGPDNLANAFEAPVTVGGHEAYGVYVAPGTGYRNNNTNGIATGDQPEGMYAIFDGTHFNGGCCFDYGNAETSSTDTGNGHMEAIYFGNSKAWGYGSGNGPWVMADLENGLFSGVNRTFNAGDPTVNNRFLTAMVKGGPNQWAIRGGDAQSGSLSTYYSGVRPNVSGYNPMHKEGAIILGIGGDNSKGAQGTFYEGVMTSGYPSDATENAVQANITAAGYNSGSTSTGSLTPGSRISLQATTAPCCTSDYLRHDDADTKVVISNINSSSSATDKADATWIVRAGLANSSCLSFESANNPGQFLRHYNYELYLNTDNGASTFAQDATFCPTTGNSGVGHSFQSVNYPTKYIRHYNFTAYIASNGGSNAWDSTSSWAQDTSWLTASPWS, from the coding sequence ATGCTCAAGCCACCGTGGATACGCAGCGTCAGACGCGCGCTCCTCGCGGCGGGTGCCACCGCCGCGCTCGCCGCCGGCCTGCTCACCGCCACGGCCACCACCTCGCAGGCCGCCACCCAGGGGCCGTGCGACATCTACGCCGCAGGCGGCACCCCCTGCGTCGCGGCGCACAGCACCACCCGCGCCCTGTACGGGGCGTACAACGGCCCGCTGTACCAGATCAGGCGCGCCTCGGACAACAGCACCCTGAACATCGGCCTGCTGAGCACCGGCGGATACGCCAACGCCGCCGCGCAGGATTCGTTCTGCGCCAACACGAGCTGCGTCATCACCGTCATCTACGACCAGTCCGGCAAGGGCAACAATCTCACCCAGGCACCCGCGGGCGGAGCCGCCGGAGGGCCGGACAACCTCGCCAACGCCTTCGAGGCGCCGGTCACCGTCGGCGGGCACGAGGCCTACGGCGTCTACGTCGCCCCCGGCACCGGCTACCGCAACAACAACACCAACGGCATCGCCACCGGAGACCAACCCGAGGGCATGTACGCGATCTTCGACGGCACGCACTTCAACGGCGGCTGTTGCTTCGACTACGGCAACGCCGAGACCAGCAGCACCGACACCGGCAACGGCCACATGGAGGCCATCTACTTCGGCAACAGCAAGGCGTGGGGCTACGGCAGCGGCAACGGCCCCTGGGTCATGGCAGACCTGGAGAACGGCCTGTTCTCCGGGGTCAACCGCACATTCAACGCGGGCGACCCCACCGTCAACAACCGGTTCCTGACCGCCATGGTCAAGGGCGGCCCGAACCAGTGGGCCATCCGCGGCGGCGACGCCCAGTCGGGCAGCCTGTCCACCTACTACAGCGGCGTGCGCCCCAACGTCTCCGGCTACAACCCGATGCACAAGGAAGGCGCGATCATCCTCGGCATCGGCGGCGACAACAGCAAGGGCGCCCAAGGCACCTTCTACGAAGGCGTCATGACCTCGGGCTACCCCTCGGACGCCACCGAGAACGCCGTACAGGCCAACATCACCGCCGCCGGCTACAACAGCGGTTCAACCAGCACCGGCTCGCTGACGCCCGGCTCCCGGATCTCCCTGCAGGCCACTACTGCCCCCTGCTGCACCTCGGACTACCTCCGCCACGACGACGCCGACACCAAGGTCGTCATCTCCAACATCAACTCCTCCAGCTCGGCCACCGACAAGGCTGACGCGACGTGGATCGTCCGCGCCGGTCTGGCCAACAGCTCCTGCCTGTCCTTCGAGTCCGCCAACAACCCCGGCCAGTTCCTGCGCCACTACAACTACGAGCTCTACCTGAACACGGACAACGGCGCCAGCACGTTCGCGCAGGACGCCACCTTCTGCCCCACCACGGGCAACAGCGGAGTCGGCCACTCCTTCCAGTCCGTCAATTACCCGACGAAGTACATCCGCCACTACAACTTCACGGCCTACATAGCCAGCAATGGCGGCTCCAACGCCTGGGACTCCACGTCGTCATGGGCCCAGGACACCAGTTGGCTCACCGCATCTCCCTGGAGCTGA
- a CDS encoding alpha-L-arabinofuranosidase B codes for MVPALHIFRRLRRRLVVSLAAAALAFAGLIAFSEASHAATQGPCDIYAAGGTPCVAAHSTTRALFASYNGPLYQVQRASDSSLQDIGVLSAGGVANAVAQDSFCAGTTCTITRVYDQTGGGNTLVYQGPGGTGGADTAATANTEALSVGGQEAYALYINPGNSYFAYNSTGGVPTGSSPEGEYMVTSGTHVNGGCCFDYGNTETDHKADGNGAMDAINFSTECWFGGCNGTGPWVQADLENGLFSGGSKTWNPNQVSETSHFVTAMLKNNGTTQMALKGANAQSGSLTQFYSGALPTGYNPMHKQGAIILGSGGDCCQTNRNASAGTFYEGAMVKGYPSDAIDAAVQANIAAAGYSTTTPFTSGAKVSLQATTSCCTTDYLQHDTSDDNVVIAPVTSSSSSTVKGDATWIVRAGLANSNCVSFESANTPGSYIRHYAFQLHLQPNDGTSQFAADATFCSKPGNSGTGYSLQSFNYPAKYIRHYSFTGYIASDGGTNAWDTTSLWAQDTSWLVAAPWS; via the coding sequence ATGGTGCCTGCGTTGCACATATTCCGACGACTGCGCCGGAGGCTCGTTGTCTCCTTGGCTGCGGCGGCGCTCGCCTTCGCCGGCCTTATCGCTTTCAGTGAAGCCTCGCACGCCGCTACACAAGGGCCCTGCGACATCTACGCCGCGGGCGGCACGCCGTGCGTCGCGGCGCACAGCACCACCCGCGCGCTGTTCGCCTCCTACAACGGCCCGCTTTACCAGGTGCAGCGCGCGTCGGACAGCTCGTTGCAGGACATCGGGGTACTGTCCGCCGGAGGTGTCGCCAACGCCGTGGCGCAGGACTCCTTCTGCGCGGGCACCACCTGCACCATCACCCGCGTCTACGACCAGACCGGCGGCGGCAACACCCTGGTGTATCAGGGACCCGGCGGGACCGGCGGCGCCGACACGGCGGCCACCGCGAACACCGAAGCGCTCAGCGTGGGCGGCCAGGAGGCTTACGCGCTCTACATCAACCCCGGCAACAGCTACTTTGCGTACAACTCCACCGGGGGCGTGCCGACCGGCAGCTCACCCGAGGGCGAGTACATGGTCACCAGCGGAACCCACGTCAACGGCGGCTGCTGCTTCGACTACGGCAACACGGAGACCGACCACAAGGCCGACGGCAACGGCGCCATGGACGCGATCAACTTCAGCACCGAATGCTGGTTCGGCGGCTGTAACGGAACTGGGCCGTGGGTGCAGGCGGACCTGGAGAACGGCTTGTTCTCCGGCGGCAGCAAGACGTGGAATCCCAACCAGGTGTCCGAGACCAGCCACTTCGTCACCGCGATGCTCAAGAACAACGGCACCACCCAAATGGCGCTCAAGGGCGCCAACGCGCAGTCCGGGAGTCTGACCCAGTTCTACAGCGGCGCACTGCCCACCGGGTACAACCCGATGCACAAGCAGGGCGCCATCATCCTCGGCAGCGGCGGTGACTGCTGCCAGACCAACCGCAACGCGAGCGCGGGCACCTTCTACGAGGGCGCGATGGTCAAGGGCTACCCCTCCGACGCCATCGACGCCGCGGTCCAGGCCAACATCGCCGCGGCCGGCTACAGCACCACCACCCCCTTCACCTCGGGCGCGAAGGTATCGCTGCAGGCCACCACCTCATGCTGCACCACCGACTACCTGCAGCACGACACCAGCGACGACAACGTCGTGATCGCGCCGGTGACCTCCAGCAGCTCCTCCACCGTCAAGGGCGACGCCACCTGGATCGTCCGCGCCGGCCTGGCCAACAGCAACTGCGTCTCCTTCGAGTCGGCGAACACACCCGGCAGTTACATCAGGCACTACGCGTTCCAGCTCCACCTGCAGCCCAATGACGGCACCAGCCAGTTCGCCGCCGACGCCACCTTCTGTTCCAAGCCAGGAAACAGTGGGACGGGCTATTCCCTGCAGTCCTTCAACTACCCGGCCAAGTACATCCGTCACTACAGCTTCACCGGCTACATCGCAAGCGACGGCGGTACCAACGCCTGGGACACCACCTCGCTGTGGGCCCAGGACACCAGCTGGCTCGTCGCCGCCCCCTGGAGCTGA
- a CDS encoding response regulator, whose product MTRVLVVEDDSQLVRALAINLQARWYGVHAAPDRATALRLAAARQPDVVLLDLGLPDMDGTDVIRALRDWTRVPILVLSARQASDEKVAALDAGADGYITKPFSMDELLARLRAAVRRTEAAPLAPETTLVKTEGFAIDLLAKKVHRDGRDVRLTPTEWHLLQILATNPGRLITQKDLLQEVWGVSQSNKTNYLRVYMAQLRRKLETDPAHPCYLITEPGMGYRFEG is encoded by the coding sequence ATGACCCGGGTGCTCGTGGTGGAGGACGACTCGCAGCTCGTTCGCGCCCTTGCGATCAACCTGCAGGCCCGCTGGTACGGCGTCCACGCGGCGCCCGACCGCGCCACCGCGCTCCGTCTGGCGGCCGCGCGCCAGCCGGACGTGGTGCTGCTCGACCTCGGGCTGCCCGACATGGACGGCACCGATGTGATCAGAGCGCTGCGTGACTGGACCCGAGTACCGATCCTCGTGCTGTCCGCCCGCCAGGCGTCCGACGAGAAGGTAGCCGCGCTCGACGCGGGGGCTGACGGCTACATCACCAAGCCGTTCAGCATGGACGAACTACTCGCCCGGCTGCGGGCCGCCGTCCGCCGCACGGAAGCAGCGCCGCTGGCCCCGGAGACGACGCTGGTGAAGACGGAAGGCTTCGCCATCGACCTGCTCGCCAAGAAGGTCCACCGGGACGGACGGGACGTCCGCCTGACACCCACCGAATGGCACCTGCTGCAGATCCTCGCCACCAACCCGGGCCGCCTGATCACACAGAAGGACCTGCTGCAGGAGGTCTGGGGAGTTTCCCAGAGCAACAAGACCAACTACCTGCGGGTCTACATGGCCCAGCTACGGCGCAAACTGGAAACCGACCCCGCCCACCCCTGCTATCTCATCACCGAACCCGGCATGGGTTACCGCTTCGAAGGATGA
- a CDS encoding potassium-transporting ATPase subunit C, translating to MNNSVTNTARLLWAGLRALLVLTLVTGVIYPLVITGIAQGLFSSKANGSEIKADGKVVGSSLIGQSYNLPLKQGQQTPDADLKWFQGRPANGLGANSVNTRYKLLVSGATNLSADSKVLIKQVEDAKAAVIKDNSVPGYTVRSSEVPADAVTSSGSGLDPDISPQYAELQVHRVAERNGLSVAEVEKLVEDHTEGRTLGFMGEPRVNVLELNIALKDLVAKH from the coding sequence ATGAACAACTCGGTAACCAACACCGCCAGGTTGCTCTGGGCCGGCCTGCGCGCCCTCCTCGTGCTGACCCTGGTGACGGGCGTCATCTATCCGCTGGTGATCACCGGCATCGCCCAGGGGCTGTTCAGCAGCAAGGCGAACGGCTCGGAGATCAAGGCGGACGGCAAGGTCGTCGGCTCCTCCCTGATCGGGCAGTCGTACAACCTGCCGCTCAAGCAGGGGCAGCAGACCCCGGACGCCGACCTGAAGTGGTTCCAGGGCCGTCCGGCGAACGGCCTCGGCGCGAACAGTGTGAACACGCGCTACAAGCTGCTCGTGTCCGGCGCCACCAACCTCTCCGCCGACAGCAAGGTGCTCATCAAGCAGGTCGAGGACGCCAAGGCCGCTGTCATCAAGGACAATTCGGTGCCCGGCTACACGGTCAGGTCGTCCGAGGTCCCCGCCGACGCGGTGACGTCCTCCGGCTCGGGTCTGGACCCGGACATCTCCCCGCAGTACGCGGAACTCCAGGTCCACCGGGTCGCGGAGAGGAACGGCCTGTCCGTCGCCGAGGTGGAGAAGCTGGTCGAGGATCACACGGAGGGCCGCACTCTCGGCTTCATGGGCGAGCCCCGCGTGAACGTCCTGGAACTCAACATCGCGCTCAAGGACCTCGTGGCGAAGCACTGA
- the kdpB gene encoding potassium-transporting ATPase subunit KdpB, whose translation MTTGTHEQEDSMSTATPTQAPHSDVPTGHKPAEGRVGAGLFDPKQLVKSLPDAFRKLDPRVMVKSPVMFVVWIGSVLTTLFSFKDPGDWFGWAISAWLWLTVVFANLAEAVAEGRGKAQADTLRKAKTDTVARRLVGDTEERVPGTDLKIGDLVVCEAGDIIPGDGDVVEGVASVDESAITGESAPVIRESGGDRSAVTGGTKVLSDRIVIKITTKPGETFIDRMINLVEGAARQKTPNEIALNILLASLTIVFLLAVATLPPFATYAGTHLTMVVLVALLVCLIPTTIGALLSAIGIAGMDRLVQRNVLAMSGRAVEAAGDVSTLLLDKTGTITFGNRQASEFVPVHGTTEAEVADAAQLSSLADETPEGRSIVVLAKEKYGLRQRHQGELVGAEWIAFTAQTRMSGVDVDGRKIRKGAAGSVIAWIEEHDGTVAADAGEITNRISEAGGTPLLVAVHDDKGARVLGVIHLKDVVKEGMRERFDELRRMGIRTVMITGDNPLTAKAIAEEAGVDDFLAEATPEDKMALIKREQAGGKLVAMTGDGTNDAPALAQADVGVAMNTGTSAAKEAGNMVDLDSNPTKLIEIVEIGKQLLITRGALTTFSIANDVAKYFAIIPALFAAVYPGLDKLNIMHLASPDSAILSAVVFNALIIIALVPLSLKGVQYRPMSADKMLRRNLAIYGVGGLVAPFIGIKIIDLLISLIPGIG comes from the coding sequence ATGACCACTGGCACACACGAGCAAGAGGACTCGATGTCCACAGCCACCCCGACCCAGGCGCCGCACAGCGACGTACCCACCGGGCACAAGCCTGCCGAGGGCCGTGTCGGCGCGGGCCTCTTCGACCCCAAGCAGCTCGTCAAGTCGCTGCCGGACGCCTTCCGCAAACTCGACCCGCGCGTGATGGTCAAGTCCCCCGTGATGTTCGTGGTGTGGATCGGCTCCGTGCTGACGACGCTGTTCTCATTCAAGGACCCGGGCGACTGGTTCGGCTGGGCGATCAGCGCCTGGCTGTGGCTGACCGTCGTCTTCGCCAACCTGGCGGAGGCGGTCGCCGAGGGCCGTGGCAAGGCACAGGCCGACACGTTGCGCAAGGCCAAGACCGACACCGTGGCCAGGCGGCTCGTGGGCGACACCGAGGAGCGGGTCCCTGGCACCGACCTGAAGATCGGTGACCTCGTCGTGTGCGAGGCAGGCGACATCATCCCCGGCGACGGTGACGTTGTCGAAGGCGTAGCCTCCGTCGACGAGTCGGCCATCACCGGCGAGTCGGCGCCGGTCATCCGCGAGTCCGGCGGCGACCGCAGCGCCGTCACCGGCGGTACGAAGGTCCTCTCCGACCGCATCGTCATCAAGATCACGACAAAGCCCGGTGAGACCTTCATCGACCGCATGATCAACCTGGTCGAAGGCGCGGCCCGGCAGAAGACGCCGAACGAGATCGCGTTGAACATCCTGCTGGCGTCGCTGACCATCGTCTTCCTGCTCGCGGTGGCGACGCTGCCGCCGTTCGCGACCTACGCGGGAACGCATCTGACGATGGTCGTCCTGGTGGCCCTGCTGGTCTGCCTCATCCCTACGACGATCGGCGCGCTGCTGTCCGCGATCGGCATCGCCGGCATGGACCGTCTCGTCCAGCGCAACGTCCTCGCCATGTCGGGCCGCGCGGTCGAGGCCGCCGGAGACGTCTCCACCCTGCTGCTCGACAAGACAGGCACCATCACCTTCGGCAACCGCCAGGCGTCCGAGTTCGTGCCGGTGCACGGCACCACGGAGGCCGAGGTCGCCGACGCCGCCCAGCTTTCGTCGCTGGCCGACGAGACCCCGGAGGGCCGCTCCATCGTCGTCCTGGCCAAGGAGAAGTACGGGCTGCGCCAGCGGCACCAGGGCGAACTGGTCGGCGCCGAGTGGATCGCATTCACCGCCCAGACCCGCATGTCGGGCGTGGACGTCGACGGCCGGAAGATCCGCAAGGGCGCGGCCGGTTCCGTCATCGCCTGGATCGAGGAGCACGACGGAACCGTCGCAGCGGACGCCGGCGAGATCACCAACCGGATATCCGAGGCGGGCGGCACCCCACTGCTCGTCGCCGTCCACGACGACAAGGGCGCCCGCGTACTGGGCGTGATCCATCTGAAGGACGTCGTCAAGGAGGGCATGCGCGAGCGGTTCGACGAGCTGCGCCGCATGGGCATCAGAACCGTCATGATCACCGGCGACAACCCGCTGACCGCCAAGGCGATCGCCGAGGAGGCGGGCGTGGACGACTTCCTCGCCGAGGCCACCCCCGAGGACAAGATGGCCCTCATCAAACGGGAGCAGGCCGGCGGCAAACTGGTCGCGATGACCGGCGACGGCACCAACGACGCCCCCGCCCTCGCACAGGCGGACGTCGGCGTGGCCATGAACACCGGGACGTCGGCCGCCAAGGAGGCCGGCAACATGGTCGACCTCGACTCCAACCCGACCAAGCTCATCGAGATCGTCGAGATCGGCAAGCAACTCCTCATCACCCGGGGCGCGCTCACGACGTTCTCCATCGCCAACGACGTCGCGAAGTACTTCGCGATCATCCCGGCGCTGTTCGCGGCGGTCTACCCGGGGCTGGACAAGCTGAACATCATGCACCTGGCCTCGCCGGACTCGGCGATCCTGTCCGCGGTCGTCTTCAACGCGCTGATCATCATCGCGTTGGTGCCGCTGTCCCTGAAGGGCGTGCAGTACCGGCCGATGAGCGCGGACAAGATGCTGCGCCGCAACCTCGCGATCTATGGCGTCGGCGGTCTCGTCGCGCCTTTCATCGGCATCAAGATCATCGACCTGCTCATCTCCCTCATCCCCGGAATCGGCTGA
- the kdpA gene encoding potassium-transporting ATPase subunit KdpA gives MGPVLAGVLQLLALIGALALAYIPLGDYMAKVFSSDKHWRVEKWIYKGVGANPDAEMRWPAYLRGLLAFSAVSVLFLYLLQRVQGVLPGSLDFKSIDPAQAFNTAASFVTNTNWQSYSGEQAMGHVVQTAGLAVQNFVSAAVGIAVAVALVRGFARSRTGELGNFWTDLVRGTIRILVPGAAIAAIVLVACGVIQNFSGIHEVGQFLGGSQQWNGGAVASQEAIKEFGTNGGGYFNANSAHPFENPTPFTNLFEIFLLLVIPFSLTRTFGVMVGSVKQGYAILATMATIWIGFVALMMWAEFAHHGPAPQFAGGAMEGKEVRFGVGSSSIFAVSTTLTSTGAVDSFHSSFTGLGGGVAMLGMMLGEIAPGGTGSGLYGMLVMAVIAVFIAGLMVGRTPEYLGKKIGSREIKLAACYILITPALVLVFTAASMALPTPPHSMLNSGAHGFSEVLYAFTSASNNNGSAFAGLNANTDWYNTMTGLAMILGRFLPMVFVLALAGSLSEQKPVPVTAGTLRTEKPLFTGLLVGAILIITGLTYFPALALGPLAEGLAS, from the coding sequence ATGGGTCCCGTACTTGCCGGCGTGCTCCAGCTGCTCGCTCTGATCGGCGCGCTGGCGCTCGCCTACATCCCGCTCGGCGACTACATGGCCAAGGTCTTCTCCTCCGACAAGCACTGGCGCGTCGAGAAGTGGATCTACAAGGGCGTCGGCGCCAACCCGGACGCGGAAATGCGCTGGCCGGCATACCTGCGCGGTCTGCTCGCCTTCTCCGCGGTCAGTGTCCTGTTCCTGTACCTGCTGCAGCGGGTCCAGGGCGTGCTGCCCGGTTCGCTGGACTTCAAGTCGATCGACCCGGCGCAGGCGTTCAACACGGCCGCATCGTTCGTCACCAACACCAACTGGCAGTCGTACTCCGGCGAGCAGGCCATGGGCCACGTGGTGCAGACCGCCGGTCTGGCCGTGCAGAACTTCGTGTCGGCCGCGGTGGGTATCGCGGTGGCCGTGGCGCTGGTGCGCGGCTTCGCACGGTCGCGCACCGGTGAGCTGGGCAACTTCTGGACCGACCTGGTGCGCGGCACGATCCGCATCCTGGTGCCGGGCGCTGCCATCGCCGCGATCGTCCTCGTGGCGTGCGGCGTCATCCAGAACTTCTCCGGCATCCACGAGGTCGGTCAGTTCCTGGGCGGCTCGCAGCAGTGGAACGGCGGCGCGGTCGCCTCCCAGGAGGCCATCAAGGAGTTCGGCACGAACGGCGGCGGCTACTTCAACGCCAACTCCGCCCACCCGTTCGAGAACCCGACCCCGTTCACCAACCTCTTCGAGATCTTCCTGCTGCTGGTGATCCCGTTCTCGCTGACCCGCACGTTCGGGGTGATGGTCGGCTCGGTCAAGCAGGGCTACGCGATCCTCGCGACCATGGCCACCATCTGGATCGGCTTCGTCGCCCTCATGATGTGGGCGGAGTTCGCCCACCACGGCCCGGCCCCGCAGTTCGCGGGCGGTGCGATGGAGGGCAAGGAGGTCCGCTTCGGCGTCGGATCGTCGTCGATCTTCGCGGTGTCGACCACCCTGACCTCGACGGGAGCGGTGGACTCCTTCCACTCCTCCTTCACTGGTCTCGGCGGCGGAGTCGCCATGCTCGGCATGATGCTGGGCGAGATCGCGCCCGGTGGTACCGGCTCCGGCCTGTACGGCATGCTCGTCATGGCTGTGATCGCGGTGTTCATCGCCGGTCTGATGGTCGGCCGCACACCGGAGTACCTGGGCAAGAAGATCGGCTCCCGCGAGATCAAGCTGGCGGCCTGCTACATCCTCATCACGCCAGCCCTGGTCCTCGTCTTCACCGCGGCATCCATGGCCCTGCCCACACCTCCGCACTCGATGCTCAACTCCGGGGCCCACGGCTTCTCCGAGGTGCTGTACGCCTTCACGTCCGCGTCGAACAACAACGGTTCGGCCTTCGCCGGCCTGAACGCGAACACGGACTGGTACAACACCATGACCGGGCTCGCGATGATCCTCGGCCGCTTCCTGCCGATGGTGTTCGTCCTCGCCCTGGCCGGCTCGCTGTCCGAGCAGAAGCCGGTCCCGGTCACCGCGGGCACCTTGCGCACCGAGAAGCCGCTGTTCACCGGCCTGCTGGTGGGCGCGATCCTGATCATCACCGGCCTGACCTACTTCCCAGCCCTCGCGCTGGGTCCGCTGGCCGAGGGGCTGGCGTCATGA
- the kdpF gene encoding K(+)-transporting ATPase subunit F — MTVENIVGLVVAVALLGYLVLALIFPERF; from the coding sequence GTGACCGTCGAGAACATCGTCGGCCTGGTCGTGGCCGTCGCCCTGCTGGGTTATCTCGTCCTCGCCCTGATCTTCCCGGAGAGGTTCTGA